Within the Arthrobacter sp. V1I7 genome, the region CTCTTGAAAAGGCTTATTCGGATGCTACGCAAGAGTTTCGTGAGTTCTTAGTTTCCACGGGCATTCACGACTACGCCAAGCGAGGCCAAGGTCAAGAAGCAAAGATCATTCGCATGGCAACGATTATGGAGAATGGCGCGTTTCTGAGGTCAGAAGTTGCCATGTACAGGCCCTGCACCAAAAAAGGTGACCCACGGTTTCGGATTTCACATATTAAGAAAATCTGCATGTCTGGTGATATAGCTGCAGTGCTATATCTAGATGACGAACTCTTTGTGCTTCGACTCGGTGAATCGGATATTGAAGCTGAATTGGAACGTCCAGGGGCGCTCCAAGACGTTCTGGGCGGGATAGCGAGAAATAGACTCTCGGCGTCGCAGGAGTTGCTTCAGATGATTCTTGATCTGGCGGAGCGCGGTTTCATCAAGACCCACAGGGCCGGCGACACGGCAGTAGGGCATCTTCTAGAGACAGAATTGGGTATTTCGGCCAACTCCAGCAAAGCACCCGACTACAAGGGAATCGAGATTAAGTCCACGAGGGCAAGAGTGCAGAATCGGCACACGATGTTCGCCAAAGTGCCTGACTGGCATCGGAGCACGCTGTCGAGTACGGCGGAATTCCTCGAGCTTTTTGGCTACGACCGACGGGGATTTCCTGAACTGAACTGCGAAGTCGGCGCCAAACGAGCCAATTCTCAAGGTTTGAGACTGCGAGTCTCCGCGGACGAAACGGTACTCGAAGAATTCTGCGAAAGGCAGCACTCAGCGTTCCGATTGCGCTGGACTCTGGAGTCGCTGCGGACTGCACTAAAACGAAAACACGCCGAAACATTCTGGGTAAAAGCAACGTCCGAGCTGAGGCATGACGGAGAGTACGTGCGCTTCGACTCGATCGTCCATACGAGCAAACCTGTGCTCAATCAAGTCGTACCGCTTCTAGCATCAGGAGCCATCACTGTCGATCACCTCATCTCAAAGAAACCGGGAAAAGGTGTCAAAGAACAAGGCCCACTGTTCAAGATTGCGGATCGTGAATTCGACGCACTCTTTCCACTCATTGAGGTCTATCAGCTAAGTCAAGGATTCGTTGGGCGATCTCGACGTTAGAGATAGATAAGTCCGGCGCCGAGCATGTCTGTTCGGCGCCGGACTTCGCCTGACCGCTCTCATTCAAAGCTTGAACCAGACTTCCGGCACAGCTCAACACTACGAACCGTTTAACACCTTAGAGACCATCTTCCCGACAGCGAGGGATAGCCAAGGGGATACTGCGTTGCCCACTTGCGAGTATTGGGGCACTTCCACCCGCCGTCTGTGTGCCCCCGTCGTCTCTTTGCCCAGGAATTCGAATGCTGCCGGGAAACCTTGGAAGCGTGCCATCTCCCTTACTGTGAAAATACGCGGCTCCAGTGGATGGACATAGTCGTCCGGCAATGTCACTACTGTTCTCGCAGGACTCTTCCAACCCAGGACTTTCTGGGAATGCTTTTTTGTGGCGAGACTGATAACCAATTGGCAAAGCTCATCCAGCGTGGATGCCAGAACATTGCCGTCTGGAGATGTAGCTGGCATCTCGGCGTCCAACAGTTGCGTCTTCACGTAGAGCATCGCATCCGACTCTGGCAAGGACGCAGCACGACTCACCACTCGTTGATCAAGCCCGGCACCCGCTAAGTACTGATAGAGGCGAAACCGTTCGACCGTCCGCGCCGCATGTTTACGAGGCACGTGATTCTGTTCGTCTCGTCTTGCCTTCAGCCGAAGCTTCCAGCCCACGTCACGCATTTCCTTGACATACTCGCGGTTTCGCGGCCGGCTTACTTTGCTGGCGTGGGGTGAGAGGTCGGATATGGCATCCTCGACCGTACGAACACTTGAGCGCTCTACGGTTGGTACCGGTGCCAGATCGGGCAAAGGAAGGGTCATGACATCAGCGAAGTCCGACTTCCACAACACGCCGGTAGACCGAAGGCCCCGCCCCTTGGCTACGTCTGCTCGGACACCGATGATCATTAGACGTGGCCGGTGTTGAGGCGCACCGTAATGCATGGCATTCACTAACACCCCCTGAACAACGTACCCCGGTTCAGTCTCTGCCAGAGCTTGCTGCAATTGGACGAACGAGGACTCTTCATCGGGCGTGAAGCGCTGGTTCATCCCGACGACATTCTCGATGACAACTGCCTTGGGCTTGGTCCGGGCAACGAACTCCAGATACTCCCAGGGTAGCTTGTTCCGGACATCGTCCCGGTTGCGGCGGCCAGCAAGCGAAAATCCTTGGCAAGGGGGTCCTCCAACGACTAGGTCGATTCCTTCTGCCGCCAAACCGGACATTATGTCGTCCTCCGCCAGCAGCGAGTTCAGCTCGCGTACCAGCACGCCTCTCTTGACCTGATCAGCCACCGGGCTGGCGA harbors:
- a CDS encoding MvaI/BcnI family restriction endonuclease, with product MRELSDLERLNVELLVRLDVPFGLLEQTETTLEKAYSDATQEFREFLVSTGIHDYAKRGQGQEAKIIRMATIMENGAFLRSEVAMYRPCTKKGDPRFRISHIKKICMSGDIAAVLYLDDELFVLRLGESDIEAELERPGALQDVLGGIARNRLSASQELLQMILDLAERGFIKTHRAGDTAVGHLLETELGISANSSKAPDYKGIEIKSTRARVQNRHTMFAKVPDWHRSTLSSTAEFLELFGYDRRGFPELNCEVGAKRANSQGLRLRVSADETVLEEFCERQHSAFRLRWTLESLRTALKRKHAETFWVKATSELRHDGEYVRFDSIVHTSKPVLNQVVPLLASGAITVDHLISKKPGKGVKEQGPLFKIADREFDALFPLIEVYQLSQGFVGRSRR
- a CDS encoding DNA cytosine methyltransferase, which gives rise to MKYVDLFAGCGGLSLGIERAGGELVVAVEKSDMAARTFFHNLVDDASDMQEWLQYVASPVADQVKRGVLVRELNSLLAEDDIMSGLAAEGIDLVVGGPPCQGFSLAGRRNRDDVRNKLPWEYLEFVARTKPKAVVIENVVGMNQRFTPDEESSFVQLQQALAETEPGYVVQGVLVNAMHYGAPQHRPRLMIIGVRADVAKGRGLRSTGVLWKSDFADVMTLPLPDLAPVPTVERSSVRTVEDAISDLSPHASKVSRPRNREYVKEMRDVGWKLRLKARRDEQNHVPRKHAARTVERFRLYQYLAGAGLDQRVVSRAASLPESDAMLYVKTQLLDAEMPATSPDGNVLASTLDELCQLVISLATKKHSQKVLGWKSPARTVVTLPDDYVHPLEPRIFTVREMARFQGFPAAFEFLGKETTGAHRRRVEVPQYSQVGNAVSPWLSLAVGKMVSKVLNGS